ACAACACTGAATACAACTTCCACTTAAAGGCTGTAAAAAGAACCTACTATAATCTCAAAGCAAAGACTTAAAAATGAACAGTATACAAAACCAAAGTGCCATCAAAGAAGTGTTAAACATAGTATTGTCTCCCATACTGCATCTTCCCTTTAATGAAAAGATTAGAAAGGAATGTAAACAGTTTCTGAAGAAGATCAAAGgcagcaaacacactcaaagGAACAAGGTAGAGGGATATTAgggtgatttgttttttgttttgttttttaagggtAAAACTGCAAAGAGTAACACCATGCATTTTGTCAATGTATCACATGGCTGGAGGCTAATTTGTGCCTTGAACTACGCAAaccatttgaaaaatgaatagctaatttgcaaaaaagacaaatcaactTTAAGACTGGTATTTTaatcaaccaaaacacaaggtGCTACTGTGAATCACTACATCTACAGTTATGGGAGAATCATCTGCTGAATAATGTACTGAGACGGGATACATTGGTCAAGAGCAACAGCAATGGACCCGTCATAGTTAAGTTCAGTATTGAAACAGGGAAGGCTGCACAATCAGAGCAACTGTTCAAAAGCCTCATTTGATGAGTCTGGTGCAACATGTCCTGAATTATCCTTCAATATTCTAAATTACTCCTGATTCACTCCAGGTTCATCTCATCATTTCACATCTTTGACTACAAATACATCTCTGTCTGACCTACATGCAGTCTGTCAGGGTTATGCAATTTCATATGCGGCCCATAACTTCCAGACTTTTTCCAAACTTGGGGTAATCATTTTTCTAAACTCTTTCCAGACCTAGAAATTATAAAAACAATTTCCCATACTTTTTGGACATGTTGTGGAACTCTACCCACATCCGACTCCATTAAAAGCCTAAGCTGCTTGTCATTTCCACCACTGTcagtgaaatgaacatttaagaTCATTTACTTTCCTACTTAGAAAAAATACACCTCTCATTTTATCCTGAGTTGTCTGTCTCTTGCAAATATCTTACTTCTATGTCACATTTAAAGGCTCCCTGACCCCAtatcatacacaaacacacacacacacacactatacagtCTTTGTAGTCCTTGGGACCAGGTCCCCATGTTGGAACCCCTTACTTTGGAAAATGTTGtagctggttaaaaaaaaaaaaaaaaaaagtagctggTAAACTCAAAACTCTGCTCTGTGGAATGCCTGCTGGATTAATGAGACagtgctgcacaacaaaatCTGGTGTAgaatgttaaaatgttgatttgaaaTTAAAGGCAAACAATAAATAGTTAGAAATTAAGGTCAACAATAAATGTATCTCTCAGTGGTACTGATCTCAATTAAGCCATATTAGAgatggcaataaataaatatacttcAAAAACTTCATTtcacacttcatttcatttcacagtgACAGTATGACAGAAAAATATCCATTATGACCACAAACTGAAGGGAGGGGAGCTTTGTGTGCCTTGATTGTGGAGCACATCTGACTGGACGATCACTGACTGGCAGCTGAGCCAGCCAACCAGTGGCTCCAGCTCCAGCTACTGGTCCCCAGTGGAAAACAGCTGGTCATTTGCTTTGTCAGTTAAGACCCTGAGCTGAACCTCCAGGTTAGAGGTTGTGTCATCCTTGAAATAAAAAGGACCAGAGACAGAGTACTGACATTAGTAACAATGCACCAGCACTTAAGaggcactttttaaaaattaaaatcacattattGACTATTCTAAGTTCGAAGTCATCTAGTGGTGTGCAGCGTAGTGTGAAAAACACATAATGCAGTCGTGTTATAATTCAGGAAGCAATCACAGTgctcaaataaatattaaaggaCAGGGTTTATGAAGCTCACAGCCCTAACCAGTATCAGATGAAGCAAAGAGAATATGCATGGGCTTACATCATTAGCAGTTGTGGGCATCTTCAGCGCCAGCGCAGTCCAGTTTCTCGCTTCAGAGATGTTTCCCAGCTCCTTGTGACACTAGAGGCCAACCAGCACCAACATGACAATCAGCATTAGTATTTAAAATCAGTGAACCACACTGATGAAGTGCTGGCTGTGAAGAGCTGATGAAGGGAAAACTGGAACATCAGCTGTGGCTGTTAAACTCCAACAGGTCATATTTATCCAAATGTATTATTAGCCAGGGTGACAACTTACAACTCATTATCTACCATGCTACGTGAAAGCAAATTGTGACATTCTGACTGATggacgtatacacacacagccatgtaGATCTACCGTCAAATGAGTGCCTGTCCTTGTTTTGTGAACACCTTTGAAGACCTACGCTATTGTGTTTGTCAGCTGCCAACACCAAGACACACCAGGACAAACTGCACCTTCAACTTTGTGTGCTCAGTGATTATGATTATTTACCTTGGCGATGTAAAGTCTCACGGTCTTGGAAAAACCTGGACTGAGTTCCTCCGCCTGGACGTTAACGGAAGACAGACAGTGTCAAGTAAAGAACCAGGGTCACATTTCTCTTGACAGATAAAGGCCAATAGagataacattttatttcacaatAAGATGTCCGTGCTGTAGAATTGTTCTGGTAGTCTTTAACATTATAGAACTGAACTTTTCATAGCCAACATGCAAGAGATGAGGGAAAACAGCCAAAATCTGTGGCTCAATACCTTGAGGAAGTTCTCGAGAGCGTCATGGAGACTGGAAGCAGGTGGCTGTTCGTACAGAGCAGCCGCTGCCTTCTTCTCCAGCCAGCCAAGGTTGGCGACCTGTAGATACACAAGAACAACAGTTGGCACAAAAACCCAAAGACCCCAGTAAGATCTCAACAACACGGATCACTTTCACTTTGGCCATTTTGCACTAGGAAATAATTTTACTATTCCTCCAAGACACCAGCAACAATACAGTTCAAACTGGAAAATCTGCCAGAATGGGGTCAAAGTCCAACTATGTGTGCAACACTGAAGAGCAAGATGACATCTTGAGCCAGTCAGCAAAATTCAGTTTGGGAGGGTTTAGaaaataatgtgtaaatgttCAGTGAATGGGTCTTTGGCTCACCTCATAGCACCATCGCCCCAGCAGGTAAAAACACAGCGGGTCATCATCTCTGAGGGCGATTGCTCGGTCTAAATGCTCCTGCGTGGTTGGAAAGAGGTGAATCAAACTCAACACTCAAGTCTCTAACATTTAATGAAGCCTCTAACAAGGATTTCAATACTGAAACATTCAGATTTTGTCTAAACTCTTCACTATGTGttgcaggtggtggtggtgatgttaCTGCAGTGATGCACTCTGCTATGTTCCAACAATGTTCATGTAAAAGTTACCTTCAGTATGTGGCTGCTCTTCAGTTTGCCATGCATGCTCTCATACTGTGACGCGAGCCCTGTGAGCACAGCAAACCTTGACCACGCCCCCCAAAAAAGATtaaagataaatgaataaataaataaaaatcagacaaaTGGCCACACATTAAAGCAGCAACAGTTATAGAGTTGCAGTTTAAAAGATATCTGTTGCTTGTGTTGTCTTCACTAGCTTACCATTTGTGGCATTCAGCATTCAGGCCGTTCTTCCTCAGGGCAATCTCCGCCTCCTCGCGACCTGCAACAGAAGCTCCAAGTTCAAAGCGACCACTTAAACAAAAAAGGATTTAGtctcactttttctctgcaCTATTTTAGCATTACCAAGGAAGGCCTGGTGATTGTATCCAGTCTGGAAGAGTAATATCAGTTACTTTTCCATGTTACATGGTACAAATTCCAGCCAGCCATTTATTTTAGTCTGGAGTACAAACTCATAATTTGACACATAtttcagtgacttttttttttttttttttttggttaaaatgAGTTTCACAATCATTTGAATTCttgaagctgtgtgtgtatgttagtgtgtgtatattaCCCTGTTCTGCATAAGACCTCTTTTCTTGCTTGTCGTTTGTGGACTCATACATATCGCGGTACGCCCGTGCCAGTCGCCACAGAAACTCCCTGCTGTCTCCATACTGATGTTGTGGCAACAGAAAAAGATGTCAGGAGTTGGGTTACATTCACAttccaaaatgtgaaacacacTACAATGCACAAAGCACACTTTAGACAAATCAAACTAAAATGTCTCATTCTGAATTTGTCCCCCAGcttttcacacaaaaaacataatccTTTGGTCACCTGTAAGAAATCTGCAGTTAGACAGTTGTTAAAAAGAAATAAGGTAATatacacattttcataaaatggAGACTACATTTTCAGTTATTGTTATGTATTATGCATTTCTTGTAACCTAATACTTATTTATCAAAATAATACTTTCAGTAATCACAACTATTTCAGAACtggcataaataaaatattgcaaATTACATATTATTTTAGATATCTAACCATCAGTACCATGTGTTTTAATGGAACACCAAAAAGCCTTTAAACTGTGAAACAATGTTACTTTAAGCAACAACAAGGAAAACTGAAGTAACTGAAGACTAATCACTGAAAAAACTTTTTGTTCATGTGTAACAATGCTGACCTTACTCTACAGACATTTCCTTAGTTTTGAACTCTAAGGGCTCATCACTGACATCTAGAGGCAACAACACAAAACTACAAACTTCAAATGCTAGACGTTTCATTTTCCAGTGGAAACTCATATGTATCACATTTCTATGGGCAAAATGCTATTACATAGCAATAAAAAAAGTTCCGTCAAAACGCCACCTCAGTATTTACAGGTGGACTCCTGTCGCTCACCTGTGCTTTGTTGGCGAGCAGCAGACGGAAGCCCTCTGCTTTCAAACTGGCATCGCCCGTGTGGAGGATGTCAGTCTGAGCCAGCAGCAGGGCAAGCTCCCCGCTGGGAACTTCAGTCACCACCTCCAGCCTCGTCatcccctcctgctcctcttcctcctcttcctccactctgTCTTCTTCATCCACCTCCTCTTCTTGGGAGTCTTCTTGGCGCAGGGTAAGGACGGTGGCACAGCTcttatcttcctcctcctcctcctcagactccTGCTCAGGCTCCCGGTCACCCTCCTCCCTGTCAGTCTCACGGTCTGTGTAGTCAGATTCAGCGTAAGCCGTTGAGTACCtggaacacacaaatacacaaatacacacacatacatataaaaatgatataaaaagaTCCCTACATGACATGATGGGGATAAATCTGAACAGCTAAATTTATAATAAACAGTATGCTGCTATacgctgttttgtttgttttatctgctGTCATACTTATTTTTCCCATGAGAGATGGCCCCCTCATTTCAGTAAACATTAAATATAACCAGTTGACAAATCATATAAGCCCCCACAAGGCACAGTTTCAAACACCTGCTAACTGGTTCAAGAATGATCACAGATTAGCTGATGAGGCCGGCTGACACTGATCTAACCAACATCCCAGCTTGACGTGATCCTCCACAGTGTTAGAGTGCTATGGACTCACAGCACATAACTCAAGGCCTCTTTGCATATTCTTCTCCCAACAAAGGAAGAAACTGTGCCATCTAATCTGCCATGCAAAGCTAAAGAGCAGTTACTGCTTGTGGAGATAAACTGAGAAAACTGACCTCTCGTCCTCCCAAACACTATTTTTTGTACTGCTGTTGTTATGGCATTGCATCTGAGTCATGACCTTTGTCTTTTAAAACAccaccccccactccccacTCCATCGCATCACATACCCCCCCTCACTGGTCTCCCCATCATTCGGACTGCTGGCTCCCTGGCTGGCAGTGAAGTAGACAGAGCTAGAGCTCATTGAATCGGTGCGCTCCCTGTGCATGACGTGGCGCCGCCGGCGAGCTCGCTGGCTGTCTTCCACACCCTTTCTAAACATGGAGGAGAGACAAGGACAAATCAAACAACACCAACATCCAAGAGGAAAGTTAGTACAATTTCAAGGATTACTGTTTGTGGATGCTGTAACAACTCAAATGATCTGATGACAAAAAGTTGGGTGTGCAATGAAAGTCCAGGGTGGCAAACTGACATCAGCCATTAGCCAGATGATGGTAAATTTACCAATTACATGACTTTGTGCACAACACTGAAATAGTAACAGCAGACTGTGTGGAGGGGGACAAGTGAATAGAACATCCCTGCTGAATCTATTCACattcaacataaataaaaatcactatTCACTATCACTTCAGCAGGGCACATGCTAGCTGGTGTAGGGGCTTGAACCGTATCCTTCTGGCGGGAGGACCGTCTCCACCTCAGCACGCCTGCCGCCACTCACTTGACATCCTGGATGATCTGCAGGGCGATGTCCTGCAGGCCGCCCCTCAGCTCGGCCACCTCAGAGCGCAGCGAGGCCACGCAGTTCAGCACCTGGTCCAGCTGGTTCCtgagctccagctgctgctccgGAGAGAGACCCTGCACCACGGCCTCCACCGCTGCCAGCGCCTGCTGCTGGGCCTCCGCCTCTGAAGGAGGCAAGAGATGGGAAACTTATGCTATACAtactcatttgcattttaacatcaagATTACAAAGTGCTACTAGAGGACTCAATAATTGCAGTCTCATGTAAAACTGACAATCAGCCAGACACCACAGAGTGTagacagaaagaggagcagACAGCTGGCATCCACATAGGTACTACAAATTATAATGAGGTAATGTTAACAATTCAGCAACTGGTCACCATCAGGTTAATGTTAATCAAATTCTTCACTGATGGTAGGTTCAGGTGAACAGACAATTACAAACGATCTCACTGAACACAGTTCACTAAATAATAGTTCTAAAATGGGTCAGTTAAGTTGAAATTCAAATTAAGTCACCCTACTATCAATGGCACACAAATTTAGGATAGGCTATGAGATTCTTCCTTAatagtataaaaatataaaggtTCAACTTTTCCTAGTTAGGTTATTTTGTCACCCTGACATACCTGcaaactgtaaaactgaaacCGCAATACAGTCCTGAGATACTTAGTGTGGCATTTTGCACCACAGCACATTGTTGTGATGACAAGTTTTTGTTCAATGGCATGGAGTGAACTTTTACTTTCAAATGCTCAAATCCGCAGTGTAGAACAGTAGGTGCAACTTTCCCAACatacataaagaaaacaaaaccaaaacaatatACAATTCTCAATCACAAAACTATGATTATATGGCATGCCAAATTTTAGATGACACTGATACATGATTTAGATTCTCAGTAGAGGTAAATACAGTGGGAATGCATTAAATATATGTTATTGCACCACTCTGTATGGGAAGATTATAACAAATAATGCATTcataaaagtcaaaaatatgtatgtgtacatatatacacatagaaTACATTCCTGGGGGATTTAAGTTGCATTTAAGTGGGTGCTTGTgctttatttcttaaaaatgtAATACTATCCCTTCCACGCGTGGCACACACGTGGAGACACCACGCAGCCAGACTTTACAACCACTGTCTTTCCTGcctgctcctgctctctctcactcacacacacacacacacacacacacacacacacacacacacacacacacacacacacgtgttacTGGGCTCAGCCGTGCCTCGCAGCCTGTGTGCCGGCAGGGAGGACCCACCTTGGTCATCAAGGGTGTCCAGCAGCAGCGCCGGTCGGTCCGCAGGGCCGTGCAGCGAGCGGGCGGCCGGGCCTCCAGCAGCAGGCCTCTGGCCTCTCCTCCTGCTACTTCTTTGTAGATGATGAACGCTATCAAGCCCAGGCCAGCTGTGGCTCCTATAGCAAGACCTATCAAGCCGTGTCTGCCCAACGACGTGTTCATGTCTCCCCACCAAGAcgacacaccaccaccaccaccacacggAGCTGGACTTGTTTTTCAAACCGACGTGTGAAAACCCACTTGGCGCTTTTTATACGTCGTTAACCATGGTTGTTGGTGGTGTTAGCGGATCTCATGATGCTAACGGCGTAGCTGTTATTAGGCGACTTCACGGATATTTCTGCTACGCTGCGATCCTCGTAAGGTACCGATAACTTGATAAGCTAAGGTTAGCTACGTCACTAGCCTTCCGAGGTTACACCTTACAGACACACCTCACCTTTATCGCGACtggttggcaaaaaaaaaggtgattctGTCTCTTTGGACGTCTCTTGTTGTTTCAGCGACGGGCTAATATTGAATTTTTGACGTTATGTTATGCCAGGAGCAGCGCACGAAAGCTGCCCAGCTAGCTAGTGGAGATTAGCCATAACGATggtgtaaataaaacatcatcagcatccTCAGTGTCAAAGTCAGGCCTGTCGAGGAAAACCGACTTCCGGTctctgctttcaaaataaaaccatttaCGAGCGTGTTTCCGATGTTGCCAAATCCCTTTATACTGTGTGTGATTGTTTATACAGCGCCAAGTATAAACAGTAGAACTAGAtccaaatatgaaaataaaaaccgctctgcaataaaataagatactAAAACTAAAAGAAGCCAGTAATAAATGATTACGCTATTCTATTTTTGATAGGcttacatttgttttgttttctacacgtggattttttaaaaatgaattttcaaaggTGAAAATTTCGTAGCCCAAAGCCATCCagtacggaagccctaaagggccatccataaatatattttatttcctccgttttctcgtgataacgagataattcctccgttttctcgtgataacgagataattttcctccgttttcccgtgataacgagataattttcctccgttttcccgtgataacgagataaatttcctccgttttctcgtgataacgagataattttcctccgttttctcgtgataacgagataattaaatcaagatctcgagaaaacaaagcgattgtcttattaaattattgcaggaaacatcagtcagtgtagcaatgtcagaggagcaggagagtattgatcactgcatcacttatctgttcaatcaaggcctgacacaggctgaaatagctttatgctttatgtcaggggtcaccaatcacgtgccatgcagggccgagaggctgcaggttttcattccaaccaagacctccaccaggtgatttcactgatcacctggagctaatcagtgaaatcacctggtggaggtcttggttggaatgaaaacctgcagcctctcggctttcactgattagctccaggtgatcagtgaaatcacctggtggaggtcttggttggaatgaaaacctgcagcctctcggccctccatggcacatgattggtgacccctgctttatgtgtccaaggagacgtcagtcagcatgacatgtcacgtatgatggaaatctcaggcctatcacgtttcattcattcattcaaacggagggaaaatatctcgttatcacgaggaaatcggaggaaaattatctcgttatcacgagaaaacggaggaaatttatctcgttatcacgggaaaacggaggaaaattatctcgttatcacgagaaaacggaggaattatctcgttatcacgagaaaacggaggaaattatctcgttatcacgagaaacggaggaattatctcgttatcacgagaaaacggaggacaattatctcgttatcacgggaaaacggaggaaaattatctcgttatcacgagaaaacggaggaattatctcttatcacgagaaaacggaggaaataaaatgtatttatgtatggccctttagggcttccgtagttTCTCGAGatctcgatttaattatctcgttatcacgagaaaacggaggaaaattatctcgttatcacgagaaaacggaggaaaattatctcgttatcacgggaaaacggagggaaattatctcgttatcacgagaaaaacggaggaaaattatctcgttatcacggaaaacggagggaaatatctcgttatcacgagaaaacggaggaaaattatctcgtatCACGAGGAAACGGcggaattatctcgttatcacgagaaaacggaggaaattatctcgttatcacgggaaaacggaggaaaattatctcgttatcacgagaaacggaggaattatctcgttatcacgagaaaacggaggaaataaaatctatgtttgtatggccctttagggcttccgtaatCCAGTGTTCATTACAGTCAGAACTAATATTCATAATGATAAAAGTAATGATAATACCACTAAGGTATTTTGATACattgtttgggtttgttttctACAACTTGTGGTCTAATTCATTATTATGAATTGTCATAGGCAACAAATTCTGGTGCTTCCATTTTTGGAGTCctttaaaatgtatgtaatcCAAGCTAGTAAAATTGCATGCTGTACTCCATGACTTAATTCAGAATTATTTGCATCCATATTGACttttaaagaaaatgtgtcACACTCAGAATTGGAAAacagtttcacattttaattagTGACAGTCACATCAATATTGACTTCACATTGGCAAAAATGAAGACATCTAATGAATGACTACCCAAAATTAACTCAAACTGGGCAGCCAATATGATAGTCATGACCTTGGAGTTTAAAATTTGATGGAAGCTGCATGATTTGAAACCATGTGCAAAGTCTATAAACTCAAGCCACACAAACCCCTTCAACCCACAGTTCTGCTTAAATTATACAAACCCCTAATTCTTTGCTTACCTCTCTGTTGAATCTCAAGATGTCATAACATACATAATCTTAGCACCCTGGTAACATTTCAAGGTCAATTTATAGTTCTACTTGAAGCATTGAGGACACTTGTCACGTGCCTGGACTGCTTGTTTTCATATTGCACAAACCAGGGGAAAGTGGAAAATGTAATTCAAAAACTTAAACAACAAAATTCTCATACAATTTTAAAACacttgtgcatttttaaaaataaatcatttacaaaaaagggaaaaaaaatgacactgaccaCACCTCAGTGAATTGCACACATGTGACTatcacaatgacaaaaacagacttCATATTTAACAAGTGTGGATAAAGTGACTGAATAGGTAGTGCTGTAATGTCCCAGATAGAAACCCACATTTCACAAACTCCCAGCGTTTTCTCAGTGTACTTGAACATGTCAGATAAAACACTGCGGGACGTGTTTTCTCAGTTAAGTCATTCTGTAGGAGGGGAACAACCACAGCACCATGTAGATACTGTGCTGTTCACATGGAGTGTGCTTATAATGCAGCTATACATTTTACAGGCTATACACGATTAATACGCACTGTATTAATTAACGTTTGTCCTATGCCCAGCTGCGTTGAATTATTTTGCCAACATTAGAAGAAAAAGTGCTTACTAAAATTGCacatctttgttttctctgattATTATTGACTACAGCAGTTTTAAATTAGCTATTACTTCTTTATGATAACAGATCAATCCATTGATTCAGATATTAGAAAACGATTCCGATGTCGCAGATGTGCTTGACTCTGTGGCCCCTGACACATGGTAGACATctgaaagacaaacaacaaccgCTGGTAAATCAGCTGTTTACAGTAGAGAAGAGCAGGTACTAAACAAAAGGCGGGTGGAGGGAGGGACTTACTTCTTCTTCCACGAAGTCTGTTGAGGAAGTCCAGTCCACTGGAAGAGGTGTTGCCACCACTTGTGCTCtgcagtgacaaaaagaaaaacaaaacaaaacaaaacaaaaacaaaaacggttaATAAGTGTGAAATATAAAACTGAAGCTGAGGTTGTTGTTACTGACACCAGGAATTTCAGTCACACCTTAAGAGATTCCACTAAGATCATTTAACTTGTATTTTTAGtaattgtgaggaaaaaaaaaaacaaacaattaaaggATGTGTTCTTACTCCTGTTGGCCGAGACCCAGACCCACTGCTCAGAGCAGGAAGTTTTCTTGAGAGGGCGGCGCGGATCTACAGGCACCATCAAATTCATGTCAATATCAAGTTAAAATTCATGCAAATGTTGTTCAATTTAGGTAGTAAATTAAATTAGCGATTTAAACTCAGCATACCTTTGAATCAAGTAGTAtcccaaacaataaaatgaagaaaccctgttaaaaaaaataagcataagTGTCTGATAGAAAGATACATGGCTAATAAGCATCAATAGAACACAACACCAGATGTTTTGTTGTTacattcaaacaacaaaacaaaacaaaaatcagtatTTCAGCGCCCaaccatatgtgtgtgtgtgtgtaaaaatatatgtgtattttaaatcaGATACCTGCAATGAATTGAAGAATGCAAAGGCAACATGTATTCCTACATTTTCCGGAGCTACCATGGTCCCCACTCCCAGACTCCAGGTCAGTCCAAACAAAGGAGTCAGAATGGTCAAACATCTCAAAATCACCATAAGTGCATGCTTTTCATCAGCCTGAGCAGCATCTCCCACACCTCTTCTCAGCATTTTGAACACCACCACAATAAGGATTATGAAGTTGATAAAAACTATGGTCAAGGCAGGAATCACAAAGGCCAGAAGAGCCTTCGTCTTCTTCCAGTTTAGCCAACAAGCGTCCTTTTCCTGGATGTATCCATTTCCTCCCGCTGTGACGGCCACGGTGATGACTGCTATAAAAAGAGGGCATCCATAACCTAATAAGAAGCCGATGGCCAACATGACTGACTTGGACATGTGGGAGAAGATCATGACAGTTCGGTAAAAGAGGAGAAGGCCAGACACAAGCATCCAAAAGAACAGGGCCAAGTAAAAAAAGTGCATGAAGAATGTTGCTGTGCTGCACGGTCCTACTGGCACTGTGTGGTTCTCCCCTGGGTTTTCAGCAGCGTTCTTAGCAATGGCCGCACCAATGATGAAACAGATGTTTGCGATCAACAAAGACAAGGCGATGTTGATGATGGAAATATGACGCATGAAGGAGGTGCTATTTCTGGTCATGGTTTTCCAAACAAATCCTTCAATGATGAGACCTATAACTAAGCTTCCCATAGAGATCCCTACGCCAACATACGTCATTACATCCAAAAAGAGCCGTACTGATTCAGGAATGCTGGTTGACATAAGAACTGAGAAGGAAGTGAGATGGTTGCAATT
The genomic region above belongs to Myripristis murdjan chromosome 24, fMyrMur1.1, whole genome shotgun sequence and contains:
- the rmdn3 gene encoding LOW QUALITY PROTEIN: regulator of microtubule dynamics protein 3 (The sequence of the model RefSeq protein was modified relative to this genomic sequence to represent the inferred CDS: inserted 1 base in 1 codon) codes for the protein MNTSLGRHGLIGLAIGATAGLGLIAFIIYKEVAGGEARGLLLEARPPXSLHGPADRPALLLDTLDDQEAEAQQQALAAVEAVVQGLSPEQQLELRNQLDQVLNCVASLRSEVAELRGGLQDIALQIIQDVKKGVEDSQRARRRRHVMHRERTDSMSSSSVYFTASQGASSPNDGETSEGGYSTAYAESDYTDRETDREEGDREPEQESEEEEEEDKSCATVLTLRQEDSQEEEVDEEDRVEEEEEEEQEGMTRLEVVTEVPSGELALLLAQTDILHTGDASLKAEGFRLLLANKAQYGDSREFLWRLARAYRDMYESTNDKQEKRSYAEQGREEAEIALRKNGLNAECHKWFAVLTGLASQYESMHGKLKSSHILKEHLDRAIALRDDDPLCFYLLGRWCYEVANLGWLEKKAAAALYEQPPASSLHDALENFLKAEELSPGFSKTVRLYIAKCHKELGNISEARNWTALALKMPTTANDDDTTSNLEVQLRVLTDKANDQLFSTGDQ